The following proteins are encoded in a genomic region of Fusarium oxysporum f. sp. lycopersici 4287 chromosome 1, whole genome shotgun sequence:
- a CDS encoding hypothetical protein (At least one base has a quality score < 10): MAINLIRVLTWFLVGAVFASPLVKRNKTEGLSEKPKGTDFSRLEPIDRYRDDPRFPLKPSLFAAPLTRNSSLVARPIIRKRPDTEENEPKYSQIRQSGNKTEHDYKPPKPDGHMDVSLDKMEDSEDEKALIEALLKILNEPLEEIEKENPTGHTQIIENPRMVPYMWRDSVKLHTEEDKDEDKEHKEDDSDYDSYSDDEEDVKKKDKKVFRMIQKRDDEKEEKPYLWPEHNRPKASKDGKFKYLYSSEGKQYAVATPQHLANETNRHEKAQQEREQKVDILQHELQKEMDAKLQQVHSILKHESEMKFNAS; the protein is encoded by the exons ATGGCGATCAATCTCATTAGAGTGCTGACCTGGTTCCTGGTCGGAGCTGTCTTCGCTTCACCATTGGTGAAACGTAACAAAACTGAGGGACTGAGCGAAAAGCCCAAAGGCACCGACTTCTCTCGCCTTGAGCCTATTGATCGTTATAGGGACGATCCTAGGTTTCCTCTTAAACCTAGTCTGTTTGCAGCTCCACTGACCAGAAACAGCTCCCTTGTGGCTAGGCCCATCATACGAAAGAGACCGGACACCGAAGAGAACGAGCCAAAGTATAGCCAGATTCGCCAGTCTGGCAACAAGACCGAACATGACTATAAGCCCCCAAAACCTGACGGCCACATGGATGTCTCGCTCGACAAGATGGAAGattctgaggatgagaaggctTTGATCGAGGCGCTTCTTAAAATTCTCAACGAGCCCCTGGAAGAAATTGAGAAAGAAAATCCCACCGGTCATACTCAAATTATCGAAAACCCCCGGATGGTGCCATACATGTGGCGTGACTCCGTCAAGCTACACACGGaagaagataaagacgaGGACAAGGAACACAAGGAGGATGACAGCGACTATGACAGCTAcagcgacgacgaggaagatgtaaagaagaaggataagaaggtATTCAGAATGATTCAGAAGCGAGAcgacgagaaggaggagaagccatATTTATGGCCAGAACACAACAGACCAAAGGCCTCCAAAGATGGAAAGTTCAAATACTTGTACTCCAGCGAGGGAAAGCAATATGCTGTTGCAACTCCCCAACATCTTGCCAACGAG ACCAATCGCCATGAGAAGGCCCAGCAAGAGAGGGAGCAGAAAGTGGACATTCTTCAACATGAGCTTCAGAAGGAAATGGACGCGAAACTACAGCAGGTGCATAGTATATTGAAGCACGAGAGTGAGATGAAGTTCAATGCGTCATAG
- a CDS encoding hypothetical protein (At least one base has a quality score < 10), translating into MAINLIRVLTWFLVGAVFASPLVKRNKTEGLSEKPKGTDFSRLEPIDRYRDDPRFPLKPSLFAAPLTRNSSLVARPIIRKRPDTEENEPKYSQIRQSGNKTEHDYKPPKPDGHMDVSLDKMEDSEDEKALIEALLKILNEPLEEIEKENPTGHTQIIENPRMVPYMWRDSVKLHTEEDKDEDKEHKEDDSDYDSYSDDEEDVKKKDKKVFRMIQKRDDEKEEKPYLWPEHNRPKASKDGKFKYLYSSEGKQYAVATPQHLANEPTDQSP; encoded by the exons ATGGCGATCAATCTCATTAGAGTGCTGACCTGGTTCCTGGTCGGAGCTGTCTTCGCTTCACCATTGGTGAAACGTAACAAAACTGAGGGACTGAGCGAAAAGCCCAAAGGCACCGACTTCTCTCGCCTTGAGCCTATTGATCGTTATAGGGACGATCCTAGGTTTCCTCTTAAACCTAGTCTGTTTGCAGCTCCACTGACCAGAAACAGCTCCCTTGTGGCTAGGCCCATCATACGAAAGAGACCGGACACCGAAGAGAACGAGCCAAAGTATAGCCAGATTCGCCAGTCTGGCAACAAGACCGAACATGACTATAAGCCCCCAAAACCTGACGGCCACATGGATGTCTCGCTCGACAAGATGGAAGattctgaggatgagaaggctTTGATCGAGGCGCTTCTTAAAATTCTCAACGAGCCCCTGGAAGAAATTGAGAAAGAAAATCCCACCGGTCATACTCAAATTATCGAAAACCCCCGGATGGTGCCATACATGTGGCGTGACTCCGTCAAGCTACACACGGaagaagataaagacgaGGACAAGGAACACAAGGAGGATGACAGCGACTATGACAGCTAcagcgacgacgaggaagatgtaaagaagaaggataagaaggtATTCAGAATGATTCAGAAGCGAGAcgacgagaaggaggagaagccatATTTATGGCCAGAACACAACAGACCAAAGGCCTCCAAAGATGGAAAGTTCAAATACTTGTACTCCAGCGAGGGAAAGCAATATGCTGTTGCAACTCCCCAACATCTTGCCAACGAG CCTACAGACCAATCGCCATGA